In one Echinicola marina genomic region, the following are encoded:
- a CDS encoding hybrid sensor histidine kinase/response regulator transcription factor, protein MKISLIALFIFSFIAVSFAQEDQKESIFEDQNQLTFYLLDVASGLSHNYINSIEQDSLGFIWIATLEGLNRYDGQKFTVYRKRNRIPKKGPADNYIQQIQLNQNNQLLLSTGAGLSIYDPKADLFELKGKNFGLIENNVNCTINTPDGNTAVGIYWGGLQIIDQKKVLYSFFHEPEDKNSLSSNQVNALAFQGDSILWVGTFDNGLNKINYKTKSLQRINSSKIAANINSLFTDDLGNLWIGGNRGIQVITHQGDTLNVQTAASPQNGLSDENVLCFEKDNKGQMWVGTRNGGLNIIDPNKLLNENQLAIQWFLPRNDGASVYNRTVASLKLARDGNMWIGTSTGINVVNPNGDPIQLIQRNLSVSETISHNRIGSLASGKNGSIWIGTDGGGLDHYIPKTGQISHYEHHDTNASSLSNNYILSILEDSKGRVWAGTYQGGLNRLVHRHGEFKQYLQGSQENGNDVRVIFEGKKGQIWVGTNRGGLYRYHPPIDDFDYVRQLGKIDIRDITEDDLGNLWLATFGNGIIRYNYLTGEQEQFNESTVYGFPGNIIFSIQRLDNGDILAGSRYEGLIRLDPNNKTVAVFTQDHGLSNNTINSITRGKDGKIWLGTFRGISFFDPNTNEVGNLNAFNNIQQSEFNIGAALTSDTGLIYFGGNKGINVFSPAALQQQTDNYPLIFTELRLMNNEVNIGSADEKIHLSQDIPYLHQLNLSHDQSLVSLDFVALKFPHGNDISYAYKLEPFHDQWIETSHIGTANLSNIPPGDYVLKVRAHSNSNHFAENQMMIAIAPPFWKTWPAYLIYITILAAMVIGGMKYYADRLKLKNSLLFEKKQRSLEHELNEERARFFTGFSHELKTPLTLIMAPIEDMLLELKNTPQRKRLLLVQKNAQYLLEMINKLLEFRKSELDINKLELKNHYILSPIQQWAEEYQPLAQHRKITLETKFPQEDFVAAIDLEKLHIIVNNLLSNALKYCRPGDKVSLSLKTHADQYEITVSDNGPGIPLENQDRIFNWYYQSGSTNPSQGTGIGLALTKRLVEDHQGHISLVSQAGMGCIFSVTLPLQKLETDTEAIEDAKLNSSTMWSPRLDHQEITIPKPNLDLKEEKKVVLLIDDNPQILSYLDQLLGDNYDLLHAGDGQEGMEKALQYIPDIIISDIMMPVRNGIDLCGELKREKATTHIPVILLSAKDNVESITSGFGEGADEYLTKPFNGQILLSRIKNLLDAKIRLREYYLGELADEHQLNEGQKTAISKEKAFLKRLESHILEQLAEQQTDVDTLSQLMGMSRTSLFRKLKALTGKNINQYVRSVKIKRAAYLIKEENLGVAQAAYEIGFNNPKYFRKLFKEEFGYLPSEISSKKTITD, encoded by the coding sequence ATGAAGATTTCCCTAATAGCCCTATTTATCTTTAGTTTCATTGCTGTCAGTTTTGCCCAAGAAGACCAAAAAGAATCTATTTTTGAGGACCAAAATCAGCTCACCTTTTACCTGTTAGATGTCGCCTCAGGACTCTCCCATAATTACATCAACAGTATTGAGCAGGATTCATTAGGCTTTATTTGGATTGCCACCTTGGAGGGATTGAATCGATATGACGGCCAAAAGTTCACCGTCTATCGTAAACGAAATCGCATTCCCAAGAAGGGGCCGGCAGACAATTATATCCAACAAATACAGCTGAACCAAAACAACCAACTACTCCTCTCCACAGGTGCTGGTCTTAGCATTTATGATCCCAAAGCTGATCTTTTTGAACTTAAGGGAAAAAATTTTGGGTTAATTGAAAATAATGTAAACTGTACCATTAATACTCCTGATGGGAATACGGCCGTAGGAATCTATTGGGGAGGTCTGCAAATCATTGATCAGAAAAAAGTGCTATATTCTTTTTTCCATGAACCTGAGGATAAAAATTCCCTCTCTTCCAATCAGGTAAACGCTTTGGCATTTCAGGGAGATTCTATTTTATGGGTAGGCACGTTTGACAATGGCCTCAACAAAATCAACTATAAGACAAAAAGCCTTCAGCGGATCAATTCAAGTAAAATCGCTGCTAATATTAACAGCCTATTCACAGATGATCTGGGCAATTTATGGATTGGAGGTAATCGAGGAATCCAAGTGATCACCCATCAAGGTGACACGCTTAACGTACAGACTGCCGCATCTCCCCAAAATGGGCTTTCTGATGAAAATGTCTTGTGTTTCGAAAAAGACAATAAGGGCCAAATGTGGGTCGGCACTCGAAATGGTGGGCTGAACATCATTGACCCCAACAAATTATTGAATGAAAATCAACTGGCCATACAGTGGTTTCTTCCCAGAAATGATGGAGCGAGTGTATATAACAGAACCGTAGCCTCCCTAAAGCTGGCCAGAGATGGAAATATGTGGATCGGAACCAGTACCGGCATCAACGTGGTCAACCCCAATGGGGACCCCATACAATTGATACAGCGAAATTTATCGGTGAGTGAAACCATCTCCCATAATAGAATTGGTTCGCTGGCATCTGGCAAAAATGGCAGTATCTGGATAGGTACTGATGGAGGTGGACTGGACCATTATATACCAAAAACCGGTCAAATATCGCATTACGAACACCATGACACCAATGCATCAAGCCTTTCTAATAATTATATCTTGTCTATTTTGGAAGATAGTAAAGGGAGGGTCTGGGCAGGGACCTACCAGGGTGGGCTTAATCGATTGGTACATCGCCATGGAGAATTCAAGCAATACCTACAAGGATCCCAAGAAAATGGCAATGATGTCAGGGTGATTTTTGAGGGAAAGAAAGGCCAAATTTGGGTCGGCACCAATCGTGGTGGACTTTATCGCTATCATCCACCTATAGATGATTTTGACTATGTAAGGCAGCTTGGCAAAATCGACATCCGAGATATCACAGAAGATGACCTGGGAAATCTCTGGCTGGCTACTTTTGGAAATGGAATCATCCGATACAACTACCTAACAGGTGAACAAGAACAGTTCAATGAGTCCACGGTCTATGGCTTTCCGGGCAATATCATCTTTAGCATACAGCGATTAGACAATGGTGATATTCTGGCTGGCAGTAGATACGAAGGCTTGATCCGCTTAGATCCCAATAATAAAACCGTGGCAGTATTTACACAAGACCATGGACTGAGCAATAATACAATCAATAGCATTACCCGAGGCAAAGATGGTAAAATTTGGTTGGGAACTTTTCGAGGAATCAGCTTTTTTGATCCAAACACCAATGAAGTCGGTAACTTGAATGCATTTAACAACATACAGCAAAGTGAATTCAATATCGGAGCTGCCCTAACCAGTGATACCGGATTGATCTATTTTGGGGGAAACAAGGGCATCAATGTATTCTCTCCTGCTGCGCTACAACAACAAACTGATAATTATCCCTTAATATTCACTGAACTGCGCTTGATGAATAATGAAGTAAATATTGGGAGTGCGGATGAAAAAATCCACCTATCACAGGATATTCCCTATTTACATCAGTTAAATCTTAGCCATGACCAATCCTTGGTTTCATTGGATTTTGTGGCCCTAAAATTCCCCCATGGTAATGATATCAGCTATGCTTATAAGTTGGAACCTTTTCATGACCAATGGATAGAAACCAGTCATATAGGCACGGCCAACCTGAGTAATATTCCTCCTGGAGATTATGTATTGAAAGTCCGTGCCCATAGCAATTCCAATCATTTTGCCGAAAACCAGATGATGATTGCCATTGCCCCTCCATTTTGGAAAACCTGGCCGGCTTATTTGATATACATAACAATCTTGGCGGCAATGGTTATCGGTGGCATGAAATATTATGCCGATCGGTTGAAGTTGAAAAACTCACTACTATTTGAAAAGAAACAACGCAGCCTAGAACATGAACTCAATGAAGAACGAGCCAGGTTCTTTACCGGTTTTTCCCATGAGCTGAAAACACCCCTCACCCTGATCATGGCACCTATCGAGGACATGCTTCTAGAGCTTAAAAATACTCCCCAAAGAAAGAGACTGTTGCTTGTCCAAAAAAATGCCCAATACCTGTTGGAAATGATCAATAAGTTGTTGGAATTCAGAAAATCTGAACTGGATATCAACAAACTTGAACTAAAGAACCACTATATCCTCAGCCCTATACAGCAATGGGCAGAAGAATACCAGCCCTTGGCCCAACACCGAAAAATAACACTTGAAACCAAGTTTCCTCAAGAGGACTTTGTGGCAGCCATTGACCTGGAAAAGTTGCATATCATCGTCAACAACCTACTATCCAATGCCCTAAAATACTGCCGTCCCGGTGATAAGGTAAGCCTTAGTCTGAAAACACATGCAGACCAATATGAAATTACTGTCAGCGATAATGGGCCTGGCATTCCTTTAGAAAACCAGGACAGGATATTTAACTGGTATTATCAAAGCGGCTCCACTAACCCCTCACAGGGAACAGGCATTGGATTGGCCTTGACCAAACGATTAGTGGAAGATCATCAGGGACACATTTCACTGGTAAGCCAAGCAGGTATGGGCTGCATTTTCTCTGTCACATTGCCCCTTCAAAAACTGGAAACCGATACTGAAGCAATAGAAGATGCCAAGCTGAACAGCAGTACTATGTGGTCACCTCGTTTGGACCATCAAGAAATCACCATCCCTAAACCCAACTTGGACCTTAAAGAAGAAAAAAAAGTGGTTCTGCTTATAGATGATAATCCTCAGATCTTATCTTATTTGGATCAATTGCTGGGAGACAACTATGACCTGCTTCATGCCGGGGATGGACAAGAAGGAATGGAAAAGGCCCTCCAATATATTCCCGACATCATTATTTCTGACATTATGATGCCTGTCAGAAATGGTATTGATCTATGCGGCGAACTAAAAAGGGAAAAAGCCACTACACATATTCCCGTCATTTTGCTTTCTGCCAAAGACAATGTGGAGAGTATCACCAGTGGATTTGGTGAAGGAGCGGACGAGTACCTTACCAAACCATTTAATGGTCAAATCCTACTCTCAAGAATCAAAAACCTCCTGGATGCAAAAATCAGATTGAGGGAATACTATTTGGGAGAACTGGCCGACGAACATCAACTGAATGAAGGACAAAAAACGGCCATTTCCAAAGAAAAGGCTTTTCTTAAGCGGCTAGAAAGCCACATCCTAGAACAACTGGCCGAACAACAGACCGACGTGGATACCCTTTCCCAACTCATGGGCATGAGCAGGACTTCTCTTTTCCGCAAATTAAAGGCCTTGACAGGCAAAAACATCAATCAATATGTGCGTAGCGTAAAAATCAAACGGGCGGCTTATCTGATCAAAGAAGAAAACCTCGGTGTAGCTCAGGCCGCATATGAAATAGGTTTTAACAATCCCAAATATTTCCGAAAATTGTTCAAGGAGGAATTTGGCTACCTCCCCTCTGAAATCTCCTCTAAAAAGACGATTACAGACTGA
- a CDS encoding SusC/RagA family TonB-linked outer membrane protein has product MPTKLQAKAWLYCMSLVLLMLCAVPNVFGQQQINGQVFDENGLGLPGASVLVLGTSNGTVTDLDGNFKLSVSAENPVLKISFIGYESQEISLDGRSTVQVTLQPDMQSLNEVVVVGYGEQKKATLTGSVSQVEGRDLQNSPQPNVSNSLAGRFSGIIANNRGGEPGYDGSSFNIRGLATTGNNDVLVVIDGVPGQIGGLERLNPNDIESVSVLKDASAAIYGSRAANGVILVTTKRGQEGKPVISYSFNQGFSSPTRLPEMADAVTYGQIRNEIAYYNNPDGGLNQIYSEEQLALFGNGSDPLNYPNTDWAAAALNNVALQNQHNLSVRGGSESVNYFVSLGKTGQDGLYKDGATRYDQYSFRTNLDADITDRLTVGLSLAGRKEDRQFPTSSAGSIFRSIYRAYPTVSAVYPNGLPSSGIENSNPVMMATEAGGLTQNPKYVFNGILRGSYDLPFLEGLSVDGFFSVDESSNRNRTFSTPYTLYNYDSGTDAYNPVVVGGGPDQQATLSEEHYTQSMMVSNIKLNFKHYFGDHFVDAFVGYEQSENRTHTMGASRLHFPTSETPELSQGGAAASDYDNWGSSYNYTRKSYISRLAYNFQEKYLAEVQMRVDGSSNFPSGERYGFFPSVSAGYRISEENWFRNNVGFFDDLKIRASYGKLGNDNVGQFQYYDNYSFNNRYVIGDEVVTGIDLTRLGNPNITWEVATKTDIGFNAVWLQNFTTEFIYFQQDRSKILTTRNASIPGTSGIVNPYDGETLVPAENIGEVKSQGVEATLGYENNKRAFTYGVSGNFTYAKNELLFIDEAAGVLDYQRQTGRPMNTYLLYNAIGIFRTQEDLDNYPHVPGAQLGDLIYEDYDGDGEITADDMTRSKYGNIPQITFGMTLHAEYKNFDFSAVISGQSQVNQYVLPESGTVGNFYSSWADNRWSPTNTEGSFPRVSERSSSAVSGGLYRNNFWLNDATFARLKNIQIGYNLPQSFLDKYSLGSLRVYANAFNLLTITGVKDYDPEGSSESGQFYPQQKIINLGVNIQF; this is encoded by the coding sequence ATGCCAACAAAATTACAAGCCAAGGCTTGGCTTTATTGCATGTCATTAGTTTTGCTAATGCTGTGTGCCGTGCCTAATGTTTTTGGTCAGCAACAAATAAATGGCCAAGTATTCGATGAAAATGGTTTGGGACTCCCTGGTGCGTCAGTACTAGTTTTGGGAACTTCCAATGGTACCGTTACTGATTTGGATGGTAATTTTAAATTGTCCGTTTCAGCTGAAAATCCTGTATTGAAAATCTCCTTTATAGGATATGAATCTCAAGAAATCTCCTTGGACGGAAGAAGTACGGTTCAGGTAACCCTGCAGCCAGACATGCAATCACTCAATGAAGTAGTGGTGGTAGGTTATGGTGAACAGAAGAAGGCTACTTTGACAGGATCCGTTTCCCAGGTGGAAGGTAGGGATTTACAGAACAGTCCCCAGCCAAATGTTTCCAATTCATTGGCTGGTAGATTTTCCGGTATAATAGCCAATAACCGGGGCGGTGAGCCGGGATATGATGGCTCCAGTTTTAATATCCGTGGTTTGGCAACTACTGGTAATAATGATGTGTTGGTGGTGATCGATGGTGTGCCGGGTCAGATTGGAGGCTTGGAGCGTTTGAACCCAAATGATATAGAGAGTGTGTCTGTATTGAAAGATGCCTCTGCTGCTATTTATGGTTCAAGGGCTGCCAATGGGGTGATCTTGGTAACTACCAAAAGAGGCCAAGAGGGTAAGCCTGTTATTTCTTATAGCTTTAACCAAGGTTTCTCTTCCCCGACCAGATTGCCTGAAATGGCTGATGCCGTGACTTATGGGCAGATAAGGAATGAAATTGCCTATTATAATAACCCCGATGGAGGGCTTAACCAAATTTATTCTGAGGAGCAATTGGCACTTTTTGGGAATGGCTCGGATCCATTGAACTACCCCAATACAGACTGGGCAGCTGCCGCCTTGAACAATGTAGCTTTACAAAATCAACACAATTTAAGTGTTCGTGGAGGATCAGAATCAGTGAATTATTTTGTTTCGCTGGGTAAAACCGGCCAAGATGGTCTCTACAAAGACGGTGCAACGCGATATGATCAATATAGCTTTAGGACCAATCTGGATGCTGACATAACTGATAGACTTACAGTAGGTCTTTCCTTAGCGGGTAGAAAAGAAGATCGTCAATTCCCCACTTCAAGTGCAGGATCGATTTTTAGATCTATTTATCGTGCTTATCCTACCGTATCAGCCGTTTATCCAAATGGGCTGCCTTCTTCCGGTATTGAGAACAGTAACCCTGTGATGATGGCGACGGAAGCTGGAGGTTTGACACAAAACCCGAAATATGTATTCAATGGAATTTTGAGAGGTAGTTATGATTTGCCTTTCCTTGAAGGATTGTCAGTGGATGGCTTCTTCTCAGTAGATGAAAGCTCCAATAGAAATAGGACATTTAGTACGCCTTACACGCTTTATAACTATGACTCAGGGACAGATGCTTACAATCCAGTAGTAGTAGGAGGAGGCCCTGATCAGCAGGCAACACTTTCTGAAGAACATTATACCCAGTCCATGATGGTTTCCAATATTAAGTTGAACTTCAAGCATTATTTCGGAGATCATTTTGTGGATGCATTTGTGGGCTATGAACAAAGTGAAAACAGAACCCATACCATGGGGGCTTCCCGATTGCACTTCCCAACATCAGAAACACCTGAATTGTCTCAAGGTGGAGCCGCAGCATCCGATTATGATAACTGGGGTAGCAGTTATAACTATACCCGAAAAAGTTATATTAGCCGCTTAGCTTATAATTTTCAGGAAAAGTACCTTGCCGAAGTACAAATGAGGGTGGATGGCTCTTCTAATTTTCCCTCTGGTGAGCGATATGGTTTTTTTCCTTCCGTGTCAGCAGGTTATAGGATTTCGGAAGAAAATTGGTTCCGTAATAATGTGGGATTCTTTGATGATCTTAAAATCAGGGCATCCTATGGTAAGCTAGGGAATGATAATGTGGGACAGTTCCAATATTATGATAACTACTCCTTCAATAATCGCTATGTGATCGGTGATGAAGTAGTAACTGGAATTGATTTGACTAGATTGGGCAATCCTAATATTACCTGGGAGGTAGCCACCAAAACCGATATTGGCTTCAATGCTGTGTGGTTACAAAACTTCACCACTGAATTTATTTATTTCCAACAGGATAGAAGTAAAATCTTGACCACGAGAAATGCATCTATTCCAGGTACTTCAGGTATCGTAAACCCTTATGATGGAGAAACCCTAGTGCCCGCTGAAAATATTGGTGAGGTAAAAAGCCAAGGGGTGGAGGCTACATTAGGATATGAGAATAATAAAAGAGCCTTCACTTATGGTGTGTCTGGAAACTTTACCTATGCTAAAAATGAATTGTTGTTTATCGATGAAGCAGCTGGTGTATTGGATTACCAGCGTCAGACAGGTCGTCCGATGAATACTTATTTATTATACAATGCCATCGGTATTTTTAGAACCCAAGAGGATTTGGACAACTATCCTCATGTCCCAGGAGCACAGCTTGGGGACTTGATCTATGAAGATTACGATGGCGATGGGGAAATCACCGCAGATGATATGACCCGTTCTAAATACGGAAATATTCCTCAAATTACCTTTGGTATGACCTTGCATGCGGAGTATAAGAATTTTGATTTCTCTGCAGTCATCTCGGGACAAAGTCAGGTAAACCAGTATGTGCTGCCAGAGTCAGGTACTGTAGGTAATTTCTATAGCAGCTGGGCAGATAACCGTTGGAGCCCTACCAATACCGAAGGGAGTTTTCCAAGAGTAAGTGAAAGGTCTTCCTCTGCTGTAAGTGGAGGACTTTACCGAAATAATTTCTGGTTGAATGATGCCACTTTTGCCAGGTTGAAAAATATACAGATCGGCTATAATCTTCCTCAAAGCTTCCTGGATAAGTACTCTCTTGGTAGCCTTAGGGTATATGCCAATGCCTTTAACTTGTTGACCATTACCGGTGTGAAAGACTATGATCCAGAAGGGTCTAGTGAAAGTGGACAATTCTATCCACAGCAAAAAATCATTAACCTGGGTGTAAATATTCAATTTTAA
- a CDS encoding RagB/SusD family nutrient uptake outer membrane protein, whose product MKSNYIIKPFMVIALIGSLLVGCKEDFLDIVPTDRVSDASILSDSTLFEAYVINRYLGARLTNKEGDAYQPGFGRGFEYALWSSLTDESIYNNDDNTWFIQQGQLSPENTGIAGTFWGRSYRSIRECNYALTNINELDMSQTGKDRLIAELKFIRAFRYHDLIRNYGDVVMMGDRVPELGEDFTDPSFYDRVDKQAAIDYVVEELDEAAAGLPLVNDGTWQEGRATRGAALALKARLLLYAASPLYTDGSNDIQKWQAAANAAKAVMDLQQYSLYQGGYSQLFLTPNSNEEIIFARYYNINARHTALEIANGPNGYDGWGGNVPLQNLVDDYEMMDGTSFSWDNEAQASAPYENRDPRFYETILYNGADYRDRQVETFLPGGRDSQDGPSNWNTTKSGYYLRKFINEELPIRNPWEVAGTQNWIYFRYAEILLNYAEAQNEAVGPDASVYEAINAVRNRPGVEMPALPLGLSQDEMRERIRHERRIELAFEEHRFYDVRRWRIADEVENEPAYGINITKAADGTFSYERKVALEGKSFMDRHYWLPIPRSEILASDNQLDQNPGYN is encoded by the coding sequence ATGAAAAGTAACTATATCATCAAACCATTTATGGTCATTGCACTGATCGGGTCCTTACTGGTCGGTTGTAAAGAAGACTTTCTGGACATTGTTCCTACAGACAGGGTCTCCGACGCCTCCATTCTTTCTGATTCTACATTATTTGAAGCATATGTCATTAACCGTTATTTGGGTGCCAGGCTAACCAACAAAGAGGGGGATGCTTATCAGCCAGGTTTCGGACGTGGTTTTGAATATGCACTTTGGAGTTCATTGACTGATGAGTCCATTTATAATAATGACGATAATACCTGGTTCATTCAGCAAGGTCAGCTCTCTCCTGAAAATACGGGGATCGCTGGTACATTTTGGGGGCGCTCTTATCGTAGTATTAGGGAATGTAACTATGCCTTGACCAACATCAATGAATTGGATATGAGTCAAACGGGTAAAGATCGATTGATTGCAGAATTGAAGTTTATTCGTGCTTTCAGGTATCATGACCTTATCCGTAATTACGGAGATGTAGTGATGATGGGTGATCGCGTTCCAGAATTAGGCGAAGATTTTACCGACCCATCTTTTTATGATAGAGTGGATAAGCAGGCCGCAATTGATTATGTAGTGGAAGAACTGGATGAAGCAGCAGCAGGTTTGCCATTAGTAAATGATGGAACTTGGCAGGAAGGAAGGGCCACCAGAGGAGCAGCTTTAGCATTGAAGGCGAGGTTGCTATTGTATGCTGCTAGCCCATTATACACAGATGGAAGTAATGATATCCAAAAGTGGCAAGCAGCTGCAAATGCAGCAAAAGCAGTAATGGATTTGCAGCAGTATAGCCTTTACCAAGGTGGTTACAGTCAGCTGTTCCTGACTCCAAACAGTAATGAAGAAATCATTTTTGCCCGCTATTATAATATCAATGCCCGTCACACGGCACTTGAGATTGCCAATGGGCCTAATGGTTATGATGGTTGGGGAGGTAATGTGCCTTTGCAGAACTTGGTGGATGATTATGAGATGATGGATGGAACATCCTTCAGTTGGGACAATGAAGCGCAAGCGAGTGCCCCTTATGAAAATAGAGATCCTAGGTTTTATGAGACCATTTTATATAATGGTGCAGATTATCGCGATCGACAAGTGGAAACTTTCCTTCCTGGAGGAAGAGACAGCCAAGACGGGCCTTCCAACTGGAACACTACCAAAAGTGGTTACTACCTAAGGAAGTTCATCAATGAGGAACTTCCTATCAGAAACCCATGGGAAGTGGCCGGTACCCAAAACTGGATTTATTTCAGGTATGCGGAAATTTTATTGAACTATGCAGAAGCCCAAAATGAGGCTGTTGGTCCAGATGCCAGTGTCTATGAAGCTATCAATGCAGTTAGAAACCGGCCTGGCGTGGAAATGCCAGCTTTGCCACTAGGTTTGAGCCAGGATGAGATGAGAGAGCGAATCCGTCATGAGCGAAGAATTGAATTGGCATTTGAGGAACACCGCTTCTATGATGTGCGCAGATGGAGGATTGCTGATGAGGTGGAGAATGAGCCTGCTTATGGTATCAACATCACCAAAGCAGCGGACGGTACGTTTAGCTATGAGCGTAAGGTAGCCTTGGAAGGCAAAAGTTTTATGGATAGACATTATTGGTTGCCAATTCCTCGATCAGAGATATTAGCTTCCGATAACCAACTAGATCAAAACCCTGGTTACAATTAA
- a CDS encoding glycoside hydrolase yields the protein MKKRNKHWQIYAWLIGLGMIVFSCNSEGREKQADPEKPVVLKINANTSITYQTIEHFGASDAWSCQFVGLWPEEKKRAIAELLFSQQNDETGQPKGIGLSLWRFNIGAGSAEQGEQSGIGDEWRRAQSFLNSDGTYDWDKQAGQVWFARAAQEFGVEHLLVFPNSPPVHMTRTGKAYAENGQSNLDFEHYDDFGEYLANVVKGLEDKGLKVDYVSPVNEPQWDWSDGGQEGTPFWNNEIAGIAKALNTALEAKNLETKMDIAEAGKINYLYEQADKEGRGEQIHDFFDTSSKNYIGDLNHMGNAISGHSYFTTSPYEAAVQQRGQVKAALEGVESRNYWMSEYCILGDNAGEINGSGRDLGIDPALYMARVIHNDLTVANASAWHWWLGVSPYDYKDGLVYIDYQKEDGNYYESKMLWTLGNYSYFIRPGYRRLEVTIGGISNQSRDLLVSAYLSPEGRELVYVLINSANKMVDAELSIDGAALDDPKFYITSKDMDLAPAVLDQQAGSLSVPARSIITVVTKP from the coding sequence ATGAAGAAGAGAAATAAGCATTGGCAAATTTATGCTTGGCTAATAGGATTGGGCATGATTGTCTTTTCTTGCAATTCAGAAGGAAGAGAAAAGCAGGCAGATCCTGAAAAACCGGTGGTCCTCAAAATCAATGCAAATACGTCAATTACTTATCAGACAATTGAACACTTTGGTGCGTCAGATGCCTGGTCTTGTCAGTTTGTGGGGCTATGGCCAGAAGAGAAGAAAAGGGCAATAGCCGAATTATTATTTAGCCAACAAAATGATGAAACAGGACAGCCCAAAGGCATTGGCCTGTCTTTGTGGCGTTTCAATATTGGTGCAGGAAGTGCAGAGCAAGGTGAGCAAAGTGGAATTGGAGATGAATGGCGCAGGGCACAATCCTTTCTCAACAGTGATGGAACCTATGATTGGGATAAGCAGGCAGGACAGGTTTGGTTTGCGCGGGCTGCTCAGGAATTCGGCGTAGAGCATTTACTGGTATTCCCCAATAGTCCACCTGTCCATATGACCCGTACCGGAAAAGCTTATGCGGAAAATGGTCAATCCAATTTGGACTTTGAACATTATGATGATTTTGGTGAATATTTGGCCAATGTGGTCAAAGGTCTGGAGGACAAGGGATTGAAAGTAGATTATGTAAGTCCGGTCAATGAACCACAATGGGACTGGTCTGACGGCGGTCAGGAGGGAACGCCATTTTGGAACAATGAGATAGCAGGAATTGCCAAAGCACTGAATACGGCCTTGGAAGCGAAAAATTTGGAAACCAAGATGGATATAGCAGAAGCCGGGAAAATCAATTATTTGTACGAGCAGGCAGACAAAGAAGGACGAGGAGAACAAATACATGATTTTTTTGACACTTCTTCCAAGAATTATATAGGCGATTTAAACCATATGGGCAATGCCATTTCTGGACATAGTTATTTTACTACGTCTCCTTATGAGGCAGCTGTACAACAAAGAGGGCAGGTAAAGGCAGCATTGGAAGGAGTAGAGAGCAGGAATTATTGGATGAGTGAATATTGCATCTTGGGGGACAATGCTGGGGAAATTAATGGTTCTGGTAGGGATTTGGGCATTGATCCTGCCTTGTACATGGCCCGGGTGATCCATAATGACCTTACCGTAGCCAATGCAAGCGCTTGGCATTGGTGGTTGGGCGTTTCTCCCTATGATTATAAAGATGGTTTGGTCTATATCGATTATCAGAAGGAGGATGGCAATTATTATGAAAGCAAAATGCTCTGGACGCTGGGGAATTACAGCTATTTTATCAGGCCAGGTTATAGGAGATTGGAGGTAACTATAGGAGGTATATCCAACCAATCCCGTGATTTGCTAGTATCCGCCTATCTGTCCCCAGAAGGAAGGGAATTGGTTTATGTGTTGATCAATTCTGCTAATAAGATGGTAGATGCAGAATTGTCAATTGATGGTGCAGCACTTGATGATCCTAAATTTTATATCACCAGTAAGGATATGGATTTGGCTCCTGCGGTCCTAGATCAGCAAGCAGGTAGTCTGTCTGTTCCTGCCAGGTCAATTATTACCGTTGTTACTAAACCCTAA